A window of the Cheilinus undulatus linkage group 21, ASM1832078v1, whole genome shotgun sequence genome harbors these coding sequences:
- the mchr1b gene encoding melanin-concentrating hormone receptor 1, whose product MDYISNSSFSFFTSPESLKEEREQQYNNVLMPSIFGVICFFGIFGNSIVIYTIVKKTKLCSQQTVPDIFIFSLSIADLLFLLGMPFLIHQLVGNGSWCFGATMCTVITALDSNSQIVSTYILTVMTLDRYLATVHPIRFKHVRTPCVAGAAVALVWIFSLVSITPVWMYTGLMPLKDGSVGCALLLPNPATNTYWFTLYQFFLAFALPWVVICGVFFKILQNMSATVAPLPPRSLRVRTRKVTRMAVAICLAFFTCWAPYYILQLAHLGVQRPTFAFMYAYNIAISLGYANSCINPFIYIMLSETFKRKFIIAIKPSHRVFRVAPALADGSMSLRVAPDNAHQSHLQSPRQLLQNMLPVTVAVH is encoded by the exons ATGGACTACATTTCAAATTCATCTTTTTCCTTCTTCACTTCACCTGAGAGTCTAAAAGAAG aACGTGAGCAACAATACAACAATGTGCTCATGCCCAGCATCTTCGGCGTCATCTGTTTCTTTGGGATCTTTGGAAACTCTATCGTCATCTACACCATTGTAAAGAAAACCAAGTTGTGCTCTCAGCAAACAGTACCAGACATTTTCATCTTCAGCTTATCTATTGCagacctcctcttcctcctcggCATGCCCTTCCTCATCCACCAGCTTGTAGGAAACGGCTCCTGGTGCTTCGGGGCCACCATGTGCACCGTCATCACAGCGTTGGACTCCAACAGCCAGATCGTCAGCACCTACATCCTCACCGTGATGACTCTAGATCGCTATCTGGCGACCGTGCATCCCATCCGGTTCAAGCACGTGCGGACGCCGTGCGTGGCCGGGGCGGCTGTGGCTCTGGTGTGGATCTTCTCTCTGGTGTCCATCACTCCAGTCTGGATGTATACGGGACTCATGCCCCTCAAAGATGGCTCGGTCGGCTGTGCTCTCCTCCTGCCGAATCCGGCCACCAATACATACTGGTTCACTCTGTACCAGTTCTTCCTGGCCTTCGCTCTCCCTTGGGTGGTCATCTGTGGGGTCTTTTTTAAGATTCTGCAGAACATGTCGGCTACAGTCGCCCCTCTGCCTCCACGCAGCCTAAGGGTAAGGACAAGGAAGGTGACCCGCATGGCAGTGGCGATATGCCTGGCTTTTTTCACCTGCTGGGCCCCCTATTATATCCTACAGCTGGCCCACCTTGGAGTACAGAGACCCACGTTTGCCTTCATGTACGCCTACAACATTGCAATCAGCCTTGGCTATGCGAACAGCTGCATCAACCCGTTTATTTACATCATGTTGAGTGAAACATTCAAAAGAAAGTTCATCATTGCAATCAAGCCGTCTCACAGAGTTTTCAGAGTCGCCCCCGCTCTAGCCGATGGCAGCATGAGTCTGAGGGTGGCTCCAGACAATGCCCACCAGTCTCACCTGCAGTCACCCAGACAACTTCTTCAAAACATGCTTCCTGTCACTGTAGCTGTGCactga